In Sphingopyxis sp. FD7, a single window of DNA contains:
- a CDS encoding flavodoxin family protein — translation MDDAPPLLIAWHSRTGGSEALARAAAEGAGGAAQRVAAADVTPDMLLAAAGYLFVGPENLAALSGAMKEMFDRAYYPCLGRIEGRPYATIICAGSDGESAQRQLDRIATGWRLRRVADPVIVNTHAQTPEAILAPKTIPPERLAEARDLGAALAEGLAAGIF, via the coding sequence ATGGACGATGCGCCGCCCCTGCTGATCGCATGGCACAGCCGCACCGGCGGCAGCGAAGCGCTCGCCAGGGCCGCGGCCGAAGGGGCGGGCGGGGCGGCGCAGCGCGTCGCGGCGGCCGATGTCACCCCCGATATGCTGCTCGCGGCCGCGGGCTATCTGTTCGTTGGCCCTGAAAATCTCGCCGCGCTGTCGGGCGCGATGAAGGAGATGTTCGACCGCGCCTATTATCCCTGCCTCGGCCGGATCGAGGGCCGCCCCTATGCGACGATCATCTGCGCGGGCTCCGACGGCGAAAGCGCCCAGCGCCAGCTCGACCGCATCGCGACCGGCTGGCGGCTCCGGCGCGTCGCCGATCCGGTGATCGTCAACACCCATGCACAGACGCCCGAGGCGATCCTGGCGCCAAAGACGATTCCGCCGGAACGCCTTGCCGAAGCCCGCGATCTCGGCGCCGCGCTCGCCGAAGGGCTGGCGGCGGGGATATTCTGA
- a CDS encoding alkyl/aryl-sulfatase translates to MRRLMTLLFAGCLPLAAHAQDAASEATRTAQAELAKRLPLGDPRDEANATRGKLAEIADGVITGKDGAIIWDRRPYAFLEAREAPDTVNPSLWRQARLNAVHGLFEVVPGQIWQLRGYDLSVMTVIRGQTGWIVVDPLLSEEAAAAAWKLFADTIEAREGRRPIRAIVFSHSHSDHFGGVGGIVTPEQVARENIRIIAPHGFSEEATSENVLAGAAMGRRALYMFGAILPPGPRGQVDTGLGPKLSSGTIGYMEPTETVGAEGGTLTIDGLAFDFLDAGGTEAPSEFVFYIPAFKALHTTEVVTHNLHNILTLRGAQVRDALRWSKVIDAMLLKWGGVAEVALASHHWPTWGADEVRALLANQRDAYRYVHDRTLFLANRGATLHELADATAEAPVQGRDFSTRGYYGTLNHDMKAVYQRYFGWWDGNPANFNPLPPEQSAPRYVALAGGADKLLAAGRNAIAAGEYRWAAELLNRLVFAEPGNRAARDALASAYDQLGYQAESGAWRNYYLAAAASLRGNAAEAATSNGQSRSFVSAIPTAVFFDALAARFDAAKGAALNGTFQFVLPDSKERVAVVVGGGVEFPRYGVTDPAPTATITIDRKTLDDVMLGQAQFPALMQSGAIRIEGDRLAFLTWFALHPPADPRFNIVVP, encoded by the coding sequence ATGCGCCGACTGATGACCCTGTTGTTCGCGGGCTGCCTGCCACTCGCCGCACATGCGCAGGACGCCGCGAGCGAGGCGACGCGCACCGCGCAGGCCGAGCTTGCCAAGCGCCTGCCGCTCGGCGACCCGCGCGACGAAGCGAATGCGACGCGCGGCAAGCTCGCCGAAATTGCGGATGGCGTGATTACCGGCAAGGACGGCGCGATCATCTGGGACCGGCGCCCCTATGCCTTTCTGGAGGCGCGCGAGGCGCCCGATACCGTCAACCCCTCGCTGTGGCGACAGGCGCGGCTCAACGCCGTCCACGGGCTGTTCGAGGTGGTGCCGGGCCAGATCTGGCAGCTGCGCGGTTACGACCTGTCGGTGATGACGGTGATCCGCGGCCAGACCGGCTGGATCGTCGTCGATCCGCTGTTGTCGGAGGAAGCCGCGGCGGCCGCATGGAAACTGTTTGCCGACACGATCGAAGCCAGGGAAGGACGGCGCCCGATCAGGGCCATAGTGTTCAGCCACAGCCACAGCGACCATTTCGGCGGCGTCGGCGGCATCGTAACGCCCGAACAGGTCGCGCGCGAGAACATCCGCATCATCGCCCCGCACGGCTTTTCGGAAGAAGCGACGTCGGAAAATGTGCTCGCGGGCGCGGCAATGGGGCGGCGCGCGCTTTACATGTTCGGCGCGATCCTGCCGCCGGGGCCGCGGGGACAGGTCGATACCGGGCTGGGCCCCAAATTGTCGTCGGGGACGATCGGTTATATGGAGCCGACCGAGACGGTGGGCGCCGAGGGCGGCACGCTGACCATCGACGGGCTGGCGTTCGACTTTCTCGACGCGGGCGGCACCGAGGCGCCGTCGGAGTTCGTCTTTTACATTCCTGCTTTCAAGGCGCTGCACACGACCGAAGTCGTCACGCACAACCTGCACAATATCCTGACCCTGCGCGGCGCGCAGGTGCGCGACGCGCTGCGCTGGTCAAAGGTGATCGACGCGATGCTGCTGAAATGGGGCGGGGTGGCCGAGGTCGCGCTGGCATCGCACCACTGGCCGACGTGGGGCGCGGACGAGGTGCGCGCCTTGCTCGCGAACCAGCGCGATGCCTATCGCTATGTCCACGACCGCACGCTCTTTCTCGCGAACCGCGGCGCGACGCTGCACGAGCTTGCCGACGCGACGGCGGAGGCGCCGGTGCAGGGCCGCGATTTTTCGACGCGTGGCTATTATGGCACGCTCAACCACGACATGAAGGCGGTCTATCAGCGCTATTTCGGCTGGTGGGACGGCAACCCCGCCAATTTCAACCCGCTGCCCCCCGAACAATCGGCGCCCAGATATGTCGCGCTCGCGGGCGGCGCCGACAAGCTGCTCGCGGCGGGGCGCAACGCGATCGCGGCGGGCGAATATCGCTGGGCGGCCGAACTGCTGAACAGGCTCGTCTTTGCCGAACCGGGCAATCGGGCGGCGCGCGACGCGCTCGCGTCGGCCTATGACCAGCTCGGCTATCAGGCCGAATCGGGGGCGTGGCGCAACTATTATCTCGCCGCCGCGGCCAGTCTGCGCGGCAATGCCGCCGAGGCGGCGACGAGCAACGGGCAAAGCCGCTCGTTCGTCAGCGCGATCCCCACCGCGGTCTTTTTCGACGCGCTCGCGGCGCGCTTCGATGCGGCGAAGGGCGCCGCGCTCAACGGCACCTTCCAGTTCGTGCTCCCCGACAGCAAGGAAAGGGTTGCGGTCGTCGTCGGCGGCGGTGTCGAGTTTCCCCGCTATGGCGTGACCGACCCCGCGCCGACCGCGACGATCACCATCGACCGCAAGACGCTCGACGATGTGATGCTGGGGCAGGCGCAGTTTCCCGCGCTGATGCAGTCGGGCGCGATCCGCATCGAGGGCGATCGCCTCGCCTTTCTGACGTGGTTCGCGCTCCACCCGCCCGCCGACCCGCGCTTCAATATAGTTGTGCCGTAA
- a CDS encoding PH domain-containing protein codes for MTDTPAAHPTDPFDAEALNAAEGLDPVDPAYASVLRIATALNLIPLAIGASVLDYLLIRHVEGPYGLLTALAWLAAIVIILGYPARRVSRWGYRIGDGQLRVARGWLFRTDTIVPFVRVQHIDVGQGPIERWFGLSHLIVHTSGTHNSTVTLPGLPADLAAAMRETIRRHIQTDFT; via the coding sequence ATGACCGACACCCCCGCCGCGCACCCGACCGATCCTTTCGACGCCGAGGCGCTCAACGCGGCCGAGGGGCTTGACCCTGTCGATCCCGCCTATGCCAGCGTGCTGCGCATCGCGACGGCGCTCAACCTGATCCCGCTCGCAATCGGCGCCAGCGTCCTCGACTATCTGCTGATCCGGCATGTCGAGGGCCCCTATGGCCTGCTCACCGCGCTCGCCTGGCTCGCGGCGATCGTCATCATCCTTGGCTATCCCGCGCGCCGCGTGTCGCGCTGGGGCTACCGGATCGGCGATGGGCAGCTCCGCGTCGCGCGCGGCTGGCTCTTCCGTACCGACACGATCGTCCCCTTTGTGCGCGTCCAGCATATCGACGTCGGACAGGGGCCGATCGAACGCTGGTTCGGCCTGTCGCACCTGATCGTCCACACGTCGGGGACGCACAACAGCACGGTCACGCTGCCCGGCCTGCCCGCCGACCTTGCCGCGGCGATGCGCGAGACGATCCGCCGCCATATCCAGACCGATTTTACATGA